One genomic segment of Dysosmobacter sp. Marseille-Q4140 includes these proteins:
- a CDS encoding helix-turn-helix domain-containing protein — protein sequence MKNRKYNLLPYETIVKATAGEPEAVNTVIQTYTGYIKYLSYFQGSINDDIQDYLKASLMEALPKFRFDR from the coding sequence ATGAAGAATAGGAAATACAATTTGCTGCCCTATGAAACGATTGTAAAGGCAACCGCCGGGGAGCCGGAAGCGGTGAACACCGTCATTCAAACCTATACCGGCTACATCAAATATCTGTCCTACTTTCAAGGGAGTATCAACGACGATATTCAAGATTATCTCAAAGCGTCCTTAATGGAAGCACTACCCAAGTTCCGCTTTGACAGATGA
- a CDS encoding cobalamin biosynthesis protein P47K translates to MPRQVLLFSGASAVGKTSVLKSLLPLLAHGGMAPCVCKIDCLKTGDADVFQSLGLPCVTGLSGDICPDHFLVSNLSELWGWADRLGRDALVIETAGLCHRCSPATEHMAAGCVLDCTASCRAPGQLGPMLTQADFVVLTKIDMVSQAELEIISWQIRILNPSAALFPVDGLAGYGTDLLAQWLLARPVCTGFERDALRHTMPSGVCSYCVGERRVGSAFQQGVVGKISFEEAPVCGV, encoded by the coding sequence ATGCCGCGTCAAGTGCTCCTTTTCTCCGGCGCTTCCGCCGTGGGAAAGACGTCTGTTCTGAAAAGCCTGCTCCCGCTGCTGGCCCACGGCGGCATGGCGCCCTGCGTGTGCAAGATCGACTGTCTGAAAACCGGGGACGCGGATGTCTTTCAAAGCCTGGGGCTTCCCTGTGTCACCGGTTTGAGCGGGGATATCTGCCCTGACCATTTCCTTGTCTCTAATCTGTCGGAGCTGTGGGGGTGGGCGGACCGCCTGGGGCGGGACGCCCTGGTCATTGAAACGGCCGGACTGTGCCACCGCTGCTCCCCGGCTACGGAGCACATGGCCGCTGGCTGTGTGCTGGACTGCACCGCCAGCTGCAGGGCGCCGGGGCAGCTGGGTCCCATGCTCACTCAGGCGGACTTTGTGGTGCTCACCAAGATCGACATGGTGTCCCAGGCGGAGCTGGAGATCATCTCCTGGCAGATCCGCATCCTCAACCCGTCCGCGGCACTGTTCCCAGTGGACGGGCTGGCCGGTTACGGCACGGATCTGCTGGCACAGTGGCTGCTGGCCCGGCCGGTATGCACCGGTTTCGAGAGGGACGCCCTCCGACACACCATGCCCAGCGGCGTATGCTCCTACTGCGTAGGCGAGCGGCGGGTGGGCAGCGCGTTCCAGCAGGGCGTGGTGGGCAAAATTTCCTTTGAGGAGGCGCCGGTATGCGGAGTGTGA
- a CDS encoding ATP-binding cassette domain-containing protein, translating to MRSVTILAGCGKDGRPEPFDSISLERGGLYTIVGNTGSGKSRFIKDIEQLACGDSITGRRVLLDGVPVPLAERQSTSAHLVAHLGQNMRFVLDVSVEDFLQLHARCRDRRAAPAEVLALANEITPEPVALRQGLNQLSGGQSRALMIADIALICDSPIVLIDEIENAGIDKERALGLLQKSDKLVLVVTHDPHTALMARRRIVLAGGAVTAVVERTAGEAALYEALGRAYREQRRYQTQMRKGAYLA from the coding sequence ATGCGGAGTGTGACCATCCTGGCCGGCTGCGGGAAAGACGGCCGACCGGAGCCCTTTGACTCCATATCCCTGGAACGCGGGGGGCTATACACCATTGTTGGCAACACCGGCTCCGGAAAGTCCCGGTTCATCAAGGACATCGAGCAACTGGCCTGCGGAGACTCCATCACAGGCCGCCGGGTCCTGCTGGACGGAGTGCCGGTCCCACTGGCAGAGCGGCAGAGCACATCCGCCCATCTGGTGGCCCATTTGGGCCAGAATATGCGCTTTGTGCTGGATGTCAGTGTGGAGGATTTTCTTCAACTCCACGCCCGCTGCCGTGACCGGAGGGCAGCCCCGGCAGAAGTTCTGGCCCTTGCCAATGAAATCACCCCAGAACCGGTGGCTCTCCGGCAGGGGCTGAACCAGCTCAGCGGCGGCCAGTCCCGTGCGCTGATGATTGCGGATATCGCCCTGATCTGTGACAGCCCTATCGTCCTCATTGACGAGATTGAAAACGCGGGCATCGACAAGGAGCGGGCGCTGGGCCTGCTTCAGAAGAGCGACAAGCTGGTGCTGGTTGTCACCCACGATCCCCACACAGCCCTGATGGCCCGGCGGCGCATCGTTCTGGCCGGCGGCGCGGTGACCGCCGTGGTGGAGCGCACCGCCGGAGAGGCTGCCCTCTATGAAGCGCTGGGCAGGGCTTATCGGGAACAGCGACGCTATCAAACCCAGATGCGGAAAGGAGCCTACCTGGCATGA
- a CDS encoding helix-turn-helix domain-containing protein, giving the protein MNEPFIFRVSDCYYIQASYPSPAEHRHFAAHLVFAMERPFTALVNGVSVEAAGIAIGSDVPHTILSEAPTLVVFIDELMPMSRCVKHTLLRGAPWRTLDTSVSSEVGERWRDVRTEADAAAAAAETERLLGLQEQRTSAEDPRILEAAAYMKATPALEQLTIREVARAVHLSPSRLTHLFRRDTGISPHLYLANLKLERAFYLLETGRSLTQVCMDAGFATPSHMADTSRKLYGMSMTEVKQIFLTGLGQNSR; this is encoded by the coding sequence ATGAACGAACCCTTTATTTTCCGTGTCAGTGACTGCTACTACATCCAGGCAAGCTATCCCTCTCCGGCGGAGCACCGGCATTTCGCCGCCCATTTGGTGTTTGCCATGGAGCGGCCCTTCACCGCCCTGGTGAATGGCGTATCCGTGGAGGCGGCGGGCATCGCTATCGGCTCTGATGTCCCCCACACGATTTTGAGCGAGGCCCCGACTCTGGTGGTGTTCATCGACGAGCTGATGCCTATGAGCCGCTGTGTGAAGCACACCCTTTTGCGGGGCGCTCCCTGGCGGACACTGGATACGTCTGTTTCCTCCGAGGTAGGGGAGCGGTGGCGGGATGTGCGCACGGAGGCGGATGCGGCCGCCGCCGCTGCCGAAACCGAGCGGCTGCTCGGATTGCAGGAGCAACGTACCTCTGCGGAGGATCCGCGGATACTGGAGGCGGCCGCCTACATGAAAGCAACCCCCGCCCTGGAGCAGCTGACCATCCGGGAAGTGGCCCGGGCCGTCCACCTGTCTCCCAGCCGCCTGACCCATCTGTTCCGGCGGGATACGGGAATCTCTCCCCATCTCTATCTGGCAAACCTGAAGCTGGAACGGGCCTTCTATCTGCTGGAGACGGGACGCTCCCTCACCCAGGTCTGCATGGATGCGGGCTTTGCCACCCCGTCCCATATGGCGGATACCAGCCGCAAGCTGTATGGCATGTCCATGACTGAGGTGAAGCAGATTTTCCTGACCGGCCTCGGCCAGAACAGCAGATGA
- a CDS encoding alpha/beta fold hydrolase, whose protein sequence is MSALTFPTGTYHFNDHPLFDFQLNRVVMWNHGDPAEVQARGEEITDFPSWERALKELSAQAEAREDWAAAAGYLRMAEFFMVPDTPECHAVYDRAREIFYTHFTYLFAEQGGPIHREEVPYADGELPCWRVMPDGASKGTILFHGGNDSLLEEFTDALLYLAQGGYTVLAFEGPGQGAALRKSGLTFTPEWEKPVGAVLDHYGADNVTIIGVSLGGELCMRAAAMEPRIRRVVSWSVLPSIYGALMADKPAEIQAKLERWLDENNRDAILDLYAGLAEREPLFRWSIQHSNYAYGTSDVYEYLQKARAFTIEPVAERITQDVLLLSAREDLLVDFALYKQEIDLLKNTRSLEFAVPGRALNGQAHCNMGNTRFMLDLILNWIDRTLER, encoded by the coding sequence ATGTCTGCACTTACATTTCCCACAGGGACCTATCACTTCAACGACCATCCGCTCTTTGATTTCCAGCTCAATCGGGTGGTCATGTGGAACCACGGGGACCCGGCGGAGGTCCAGGCCCGGGGCGAGGAGATTACGGACTTTCCCTCCTGGGAGCGGGCCTTAAAGGAGCTTTCCGCCCAGGCGGAGGCCCGGGAGGACTGGGCGGCAGCCGCCGGGTATCTTCGGATGGCGGAGTTCTTCATGGTGCCGGATACCCCGGAGTGTCATGCCGTCTATGACCGGGCCAGGGAGATCTTCTATACACACTTTACCTACCTGTTTGCGGAGCAGGGCGGCCCCATCCACCGGGAGGAGGTGCCCTATGCGGACGGCGAATTGCCCTGCTGGCGGGTCATGCCCGACGGCGCCTCCAAGGGTACGATTCTGTTTCACGGCGGAAATGACTCTCTGCTGGAGGAGTTTACCGACGCGCTTTTGTACCTGGCACAAGGCGGCTATACAGTGCTGGCCTTTGAGGGGCCCGGCCAGGGGGCGGCCCTGCGGAAATCCGGCCTGACCTTCACACCGGAGTGGGAAAAGCCGGTGGGCGCGGTGCTGGATCACTATGGGGCGGACAATGTGACCATCATCGGCGTCTCCCTCGGCGGGGAGCTGTGCATGCGGGCGGCAGCCATGGAGCCGCGCATCCGGCGGGTGGTGTCCTGGAGCGTGCTGCCCAGCATCTATGGCGCGCTGATGGCAGATAAGCCGGCGGAGATCCAGGCGAAGCTGGAGCGCTGGCTGGACGAGAACAACCGGGACGCCATCCTGGACCTCTACGCCGGCCTGGCGGAGCGGGAGCCGCTGTTCCGCTGGTCCATCCAGCACTCCAACTACGCCTACGGCACCTCCGATGTGTACGAGTATCTGCAAAAGGCTCGGGCCTTCACCATTGAGCCGGTAGCGGAGCGGATCACCCAGGATGTGCTGCTTCTCAGCGCCCGGGAGGACCTGCTGGTGGACTTCGCCCTCTATAAGCAGGAGATTGACCTGTTGAAAAACACCCGCTCCCTGGAGTTTGCGGTGCCCGGCCGGGCGTTAAACGGCCAGGCCCACTGCAACATGGGTAACACTAGGTTTATGCTGGACCTGATTCTGAACTGGATCGACCGGACGCTGGAACGATAA
- a CDS encoding sigma-70 family RNA polymerase sigma factor, with the protein MMNSEQYREHIERTFNAFCKIVLYHAALGIYKKIRRKQQFEVSLDYLREFDFEPIATTDEYFVKYDMPTTFTVRGETVIVESEQLAAALLRLPEKRREVLFLRYYLGYSDTEIGRLFGVCRSTIFRRRKRSLRFIRKELEALEDEE; encoded by the coding sequence ATGATGAATAGTGAGCAGTATCGGGAACATATCGAGCGCACTTTCAACGCCTTTTGCAAGATTGTCCTTTACCATGCGGCGCTGGGTATTTACAAGAAAATACGGCGGAAGCAACAGTTTGAGGTATCACTCGACTATCTTCGGGAGTTTGATTTTGAGCCGATTGCCACAACAGACGAGTATTTTGTGAAATACGATATGCCTACCACTTTTACCGTTCGTGGGGAAACGGTCATTGTAGAAAGCGAGCAGTTAGCGGCCGCGCTTTTGCGTCTGCCGGAAAAGCGGCGTGAAGTGCTGTTTTTGCGGTACTACCTCGGTTACAGCGATACGGAAATCGGAAGGCTATTCGGAGTTTGCAGAAGCACAATCTTTCGTAGACGAAAAAGGTCATTGCGCTTCATACGAAAAGAACTGGAGGCGTTAGAAGATGAAGAATAG
- a CDS encoding ABC transporter substrate-binding protein: MKKLLSLLCVLSLSAALLAGCSTAGDAGTSETPGSSSTPSDVTEMADPIDVNVMALKGPTAMGMVEFMNEADSGTITDNNYHFNITAATDEVSAALAQGTTDIAAVPANLASVLYNNTEGGVQVLAINTLGVLYIVESGDTVHSVEDLRGKTIYASGKGNTPEAALNYVLTQNGIDPSADVTIEWKSEQAECLSALMAEENAIAMLPQPFVTTAQAQSESLRVALDLTEEWDALQADSETPSTLVTGVVVARTTFVEEHPEVVSAFLDHYQESVDYVNSNVEEAAQLVGQYEIVTAEVAQKALPECNIVFIEGAEMKEKLSGYLSVLFEQNPQSVGGALPDDAFYFSR; the protein is encoded by the coding sequence ATGAAAAAATTGCTCTCTCTGCTCTGTGTCCTGTCCCTGTCTGCCGCGCTGCTGGCAGGCTGCTCCACCGCCGGGGATGCCGGCACCTCGGAAACGCCCGGTTCGAGCAGCACGCCATCCGACGTGACAGAGATGGCCGATCCGATCGACGTCAACGTGATGGCCCTGAAGGGCCCCACCGCAATGGGCATGGTGGAGTTCATGAATGAAGCGGACAGTGGAACGATCACAGACAACAACTATCACTTTAATATCACCGCCGCCACCGATGAGGTGTCTGCCGCCCTGGCGCAGGGGACCACGGATATCGCCGCCGTCCCCGCCAACCTGGCTTCTGTCCTTTACAACAACACCGAGGGCGGCGTGCAGGTGCTGGCCATCAATACGCTGGGCGTGCTTTACATTGTGGAGAGCGGAGACACGGTACACTCCGTGGAGGACCTCCGGGGCAAGACCATTTACGCCAGCGGCAAGGGAAACACACCGGAGGCCGCCCTGAATTATGTGCTGACCCAGAACGGTATCGACCCCTCCGCGGATGTGACCATTGAGTGGAAAAGCGAGCAGGCCGAGTGCCTTTCCGCCCTGATGGCGGAGGAGAACGCCATCGCCATGCTGCCCCAGCCCTTCGTCACCACCGCCCAGGCCCAGAGCGAGAGCCTGCGGGTGGCGCTGGATCTGACGGAGGAGTGGGACGCCCTTCAGGCTGACAGCGAGACGCCCTCCACCCTGGTCACTGGCGTGGTGGTGGCCCGGACCACCTTTGTAGAGGAGCATCCGGAGGTGGTATCTGCCTTCCTGGACCACTATCAGGAGTCGGTGGACTATGTCAACTCCAATGTGGAGGAGGCCGCCCAGCTGGTGGGCCAGTATGAGATCGTCACCGCCGAAGTGGCACAGAAGGCCCTGCCGGAGTGCAACATTGTTTTCATTGAGGGAGCCGAGATGAAGGAGAAGCTGTCCGGCTATCTGTCGGTTTTGTTCGAGCAGAATCCTCAGTCCGTGGGCGGCGCCCTGCCTGACGACGCCTTTTACTTCAGCCGCTGA
- a CDS encoding ABC transporter permease subunit, producing MKGRRTIRAWAVIFWLLLWQAGAMAIDQRIILVSPLRVLARLTELIPTLDFWGAIWYSLVRITAGFLLGTAAGVVLAALSARFRRVEELLAPALLAIKSIPVASFIILALILFSSRNLAVLISFLIVLPVLYTNLLSGIRAADPQLLEMARVFRIPTLRSIRYVYLPQVLPYFRSACGSALGLCWKSGIAAEVIGMPDGSIGEQLQQAKIYLNTPDLFAWTLVIVLVSLVFEKVFLILLKWGERTLERM from the coding sequence ATGAAAGGCCGCCGAACCATACGGGCCTGGGCTGTAATCTTTTGGCTGCTCCTGTGGCAGGCAGGCGCCATGGCCATCGATCAGCGCATCATCCTGGTCTCTCCCCTCCGTGTGCTGGCGCGGCTGACGGAACTGATCCCCACGCTGGATTTTTGGGGCGCCATCTGGTATTCCCTGGTGCGCATCACAGCGGGTTTCCTGCTTGGAACAGCGGCCGGAGTTGTGCTGGCGGCTCTGTCCGCCCGGTTCCGCCGGGTGGAGGAGCTGCTGGCGCCAGCCCTCCTGGCCATCAAGTCCATTCCGGTGGCCTCCTTTATCATTCTGGCGCTGATCCTGTTTTCCTCCAGGAATCTGGCGGTGCTGATCTCCTTCCTGATCGTCCTGCCGGTTCTCTATACCAATCTGTTGAGCGGCATCCGGGCCGCAGATCCGCAGCTGCTGGAGATGGCTCGGGTGTTCCGGATCCCCACACTCCGCAGTATCCGCTATGTGTATCTGCCACAGGTGCTCCCTTACTTTCGGTCGGCCTGCGGCTCCGCTCTGGGCCTGTGCTGGAAGTCCGGCATCGCTGCCGAGGTCATCGGTATGCCAGACGGCTCCATCGGCGAACAGCTCCAGCAGGCCAAGATCTACTTGAACACGCCGGATCTGTTCGCCTGGACGCTGGTGATCGTGCTGGTGAGTCTGGTTTTTGAAAAGGTATTCCTGATCCTTCTGAAGTGGGGAGAACGCACACTGGAGAGGATGTGA
- a CDS encoding Crp/Fnr family transcriptional regulator produces the protein MIIQEKLASSPFLAGASLPLEQVTSKRFRAGQIISDKPSGVSSVGMIVSGRVEVYSVALDGKDVQLNALTAGECFGVCNLMASAELETVLRCGEETEVLYIPKAVLLSCMEQDAGLAMRYAALCNRKVQFLLRRIELLTMQSCRGRLIAHLLEQQDEKGVVRLAGSREDLARRLGVSRAALFRELSALQSMGAAAVDGNSIRIQDRPLLEELL, from the coding sequence ATGATCATACAGGAAAAACTGGCATCGTCACCCTTTTTGGCGGGCGCATCCCTACCGCTGGAGCAGGTGACCTCAAAGAGGTTCCGTGCGGGCCAGATCATCAGCGACAAGCCGAGCGGCGTTTCATCCGTGGGGATGATCGTGTCCGGACGGGTGGAGGTCTATTCCGTGGCACTGGATGGAAAGGATGTGCAGCTCAATGCCCTGACTGCGGGGGAGTGTTTTGGCGTCTGTAATCTGATGGCCAGCGCCGAGCTGGAAACGGTCTTGCGATGCGGGGAAGAGACAGAAGTCCTATATATTCCTAAGGCGGTCCTACTCTCCTGTATGGAGCAGGATGCAGGACTTGCCATGCGCTATGCGGCCCTGTGCAACCGGAAGGTCCAGTTTCTGCTCCGGCGCATCGAGCTGCTTACGATGCAGTCCTGCCGAGGCCGGCTCATTGCCCATCTCCTGGAGCAGCAGGATGAGAAGGGCGTGGTAAGGCTCGCCGGGTCCCGGGAGGATCTGGCCCGCCGTCTGGGGGTCAGCCGGGCCGCCCTTTTCCGGGAGCTGTCCGCGCTCCAGTCCATGGGAGCGGCCGCAGTGGACGGAAATTCCATTCGGATCCAGGACCGCCCGTTGCTGGAAGAACTGCTCTAG
- a CDS encoding class I SAM-dependent methyltransferase, translated as MQRHPIEKNSIQETLVIPLYGRALCTRKFPQLFADQTAAELLEQIDYDFSALEQRSGGLLQTFGALEVAMRQSDLAFEVRDYLSTHPKAAVVNLGCGLDQTGRACDNGQCYIYNIDLPDVMVVREALLPAGERERNLAADLNDLSWFDAIDAPTEDGAVFFAAGVFYYFRTEQVRALCAAMAERFPDGRLVFDAAGPAAVKLMLKTWVKQAGIRDVGAYFSVRDAEKELTSWSNRISISSRGYMLGYQDLRGPGIRNIHRLLAGIADGPMKLQIVRMEFQARNGVSS; from the coding sequence ATGCAGCGGCATCCCATTGAAAAGAATTCCATCCAGGAGACATTGGTGATTCCTCTGTACGGCCGGGCGCTGTGTACCAGAAAGTTCCCCCAGTTGTTTGCCGACCAGACGGCAGCGGAGCTGCTGGAGCAAATCGACTATGATTTTTCCGCCCTGGAGCAAAGATCCGGCGGCCTGCTCCAGACCTTCGGCGCCCTGGAGGTCGCCATGCGGCAGAGCGACCTGGCCTTTGAGGTGCGGGACTACCTGAGCACCCATCCCAAGGCCGCCGTGGTCAATCTGGGCTGCGGCTTGGACCAGACAGGCCGGGCTTGTGACAACGGGCAGTGCTACATCTATAACATCGACCTGCCCGACGTCATGGTGGTGCGGGAGGCACTGCTCCCCGCCGGGGAGCGGGAGCGGAACCTGGCGGCCGACCTGAACGACCTCTCCTGGTTTGACGCCATCGACGCCCCGACGGAGGACGGTGCGGTGTTCTTTGCCGCCGGCGTGTTTTACTACTTTCGGACGGAGCAGGTGCGCGCCCTCTGCGCGGCCATGGCGGAACGGTTTCCGGACGGGCGGCTGGTATTTGACGCCGCCGGCCCGGCGGCGGTGAAGCTGATGCTGAAAACCTGGGTCAAGCAGGCGGGTATCCGGGATGTGGGGGCGTATTTCTCCGTCCGGGATGCGGAGAAGGAATTGACGTCCTGGTCGAACCGCATCTCCATATCTAGTCGGGGTTATATGCTGGGCTATCAGGATTTGCGGGGTCCGGGAATCCGTAATATCCATCGTTTGTTGGCCGGGATCGCCGACGGGCCGATGAAGCTGCAAATCGTGCGGATGGAGTTTCAAGCCAGAAACGGGGTGAGTTCCTGA
- a CDS encoding ABC transporter ATP-binding protein, which translates to MRDIEIKGLCKAFDGKQVLRDFSAVLPAGQVTGLMAPSGAGKTTLLRILMGLETQDRGIITGLDGLRLSAVFQEDRLCENLNPVSNLRLVTPALSWEAAEAALATVGLTDCPRQPARELSGGMRRRVAILRALLTEYDLLFLDEPFKGLDRKTKEIVMADTRRRCAGRTVLFVTHDPTELEAMGAVQRLELS; encoded by the coding sequence ATGAGGGATATTGAGATCAAGGGGCTGTGTAAAGCCTTTGACGGGAAACAGGTTCTCCGGGACTTTTCCGCCGTTCTGCCGGCGGGGCAGGTCACCGGGCTCATGGCCCCCTCCGGTGCGGGCAAGACCACCCTGCTGCGGATCCTCATGGGGCTGGAGACACAGGACCGGGGGATCATCACGGGCCTGGATGGTCTGCGCCTGAGCGCTGTGTTTCAGGAGGACCGGTTGTGTGAGAACCTGAATCCGGTGTCTAACCTCCGCCTGGTGACCCCGGCTTTGAGCTGGGAGGCGGCGGAAGCCGCCCTGGCCACCGTAGGGCTGACGGACTGCCCGCGCCAGCCCGCCCGGGAGCTGTCCGGCGGGATGCGCCGCCGGGTCGCCATCCTCCGGGCACTGCTGACGGAGTACGACCTGCTGTTCCTGGACGAACCCTTTAAGGGCCTGGATCGGAAAACCAAGGAGATCGTCATGGCGGACACCCGCCGACGGTGCGCCGGAAGGACGGTGCTGTTCGTCACCCACGACCCGACGGAGCTGGAGGCTATGGGCGCCGTACAGCGGCTGGAGCTGTCCTGA